A single genomic interval of Isorropodon fossajaponicum endosymbiont JTNG4 harbors:
- a CDS encoding rhodanese-like domain-containing protein, producing the protein MKDFTPSELETHLKHNHPLMLDVREQWEWDKCHFDKARLLPMGEIMTSLDNPPLDKSEETVLICHHGIRSMQAVATESSKSIIVVTADSNTTSLMV; encoded by the coding sequence ATGAAAGACTTCACGCCATCTGAGTTAGAAACACATTTAAAACACAATCATCCATTAATGCTGGATGTTCGCGAACAATGGGAGTGGGACAAGTGTCATTTTGACAAGGCAAGATTACTGCCCATGGGGGAAATTATGACCAGCCTAGATAACCCCCCCTTGGATAAGTCAGAAGAAACGGTACTTATTTGCCACCATGGTATTCGTTCAATGCAAGCGGTGGCAACAGAATCTTCAAAATCAATAATAGTTGTCACTGCTGATTCTAATACTACGTCTTTAATGGTGTGA
- a CDS encoding peptidylprolyl isomerase translates to MKKTLLLICAFSLNVFATPNSIIAIVNDDLVTFDQISANIKPNHTKVQKLALVNQKIDLILQLQKIKQLNITPKANAINSMLSNIASNNDLSLMQLQSLPNFDEIIDHVKQSLSLEGLRQFIVENLDTKLTETEVTKQLLKTPNHSNKLEQQIKIAQITVNSIDQADSLLRSKDGLIKDFLIDLSEKINKGDSFSTLAKLHSQDASYKNGGESDWLNLLKLPEIFKQNLKDLSVGGLSPPFKIGQVWRIVKIIDKRSVDNDLFELKAKLVRQKENTYFNDWIKKLRKEAYVEIFDSKL, encoded by the coding sequence ATGAAAAAAACTTTACTACTAATCTGTGCATTTTCATTGAATGTATTTGCCACACCTAACAGTATTATTGCTATTGTTAATGATGATTTGGTCACTTTTGACCAAATTAGCGCTAACATTAAACCTAACCATACCAAAGTACAAAAATTAGCCTTGGTCAATCAAAAAATAGACTTAATTTTGCAATTACAAAAAATTAAGCAACTAAACATTACGCCAAAAGCAAATGCAATTAATAGTATGTTAAGCAACATTGCCTCAAATAATGATTTAAGCTTAATGCAATTACAGTCTCTACCTAATTTTGATGAAATTATTGACCATGTAAAACAGAGTTTATCGCTAGAAGGTCTTAGACAATTTATTGTTGAAAATCTTGATACTAAGCTTACTGAGACTGAAGTAACTAAGCAATTACTTAAAACCCCTAATCATTCAAACAAGTTAGAGCAACAAATAAAAATTGCACAAATCACCGTTAATTCTATTGATCAAGCAGACTCATTGTTGCGGTCAAAAGATGGTTTGATTAAAGACTTCTTAATTGACTTAAGCGAAAAAATTAACAAAGGTGATTCATTTTCTACTTTAGCAAAACTTCACTCGCAGGACGCTTCTTATAAAAATGGTGGCGAATCTGATTGGCTTAATCTATTAAAATTGCCGGAAATTTTTAAACAGAATTTAAAAGACCTTTCAGTAGGTGGTTTATCACCACCATTTAAAATAGGACAAGTTTGGAGAATTGTTAAAATTATTGATAAGCGTAGTGTTGATAACGACTTGTTTGAACTTAAAGCTAAATTAGTACGTCAAAAAGAAAATACCTATTTTAATGACTGGATAAAAAAATTAAGGAAAGAGGCTTATGTTGAAATTTTTGACAGTAAGCTATAG
- a CDS encoding AAA family ATPase, which translates to MRPEQVSKILNEELISVMQGHHTPVMLWGAPGIGKSQIISQVATKNGVNIIDIRLSQMEPSDLRGIPFKNGDLVDWSVPSLLPDSKRHGKQGILFLDEITSAPPTVSAAAYQLILDRRLGDYIVPKGWVIFAAGNRQGDRGVTYSMPAPLANRFSHFELDVNLDDWVTWAYKNNIDERIIGFLRYRPEHLFEFDVKYNPVAFPSPRTWEFVHRALNKFGTDLSLFRQAASACVGEVAGVEITTFVEHMADLPDLDAIINGKNVSIPKELDLQYAICAALAGRAIGVKGTDCAEKVWGHILNFAKNFPQKELGVMLVSDMQRSIGGDIFTIPEFADWANKIADVIFD; encoded by the coding sequence ATGCGTCCAGAACAAGTCAGTAAAATTCTTAATGAAGAGTTAATATCAGTGATGCAAGGCCATCATACACCCGTTATGTTATGGGGTGCGCCAGGAATTGGCAAGTCCCAAATCATCTCTCAAGTGGCAACTAAGAATGGGGTTAATATTATTGATATTCGTTTATCACAAATGGAACCTAGTGACCTTCGTGGTATACCGTTTAAAAATGGAGATTTGGTTGACTGGTCAGTGCCTTCATTATTACCCGATTCAAAGCGTCATGGTAAGCAAGGTATTTTGTTTCTTGATGAAATTACTTCAGCACCACCAACTGTATCAGCAGCGGCTTATCAGCTTATTCTTGATCGTCGTTTGGGTGATTATATTGTGCCTAAGGGTTGGGTGATATTTGCTGCAGGTAATCGTCAAGGTGATCGGGGTGTTACTTATTCCATGCCTGCACCTTTGGCAAATCGCTTTTCGCATTTTGAGCTCGATGTTAACTTAGATGATTGGGTGACGTGGGCATATAAAAACAACATTGATGAACGTATTATTGGTTTTTTACGCTATCGTCCTGAGCATTTGTTTGAGTTTGATGTTAAATATAACCCAGTTGCCTTTCCCTCGCCAAGAACTTGGGAATTTGTACATCGGGCATTGAATAAATTTGGCACTGATTTGTCTTTATTTAGGCAAGCTGCTAGTGCTTGTGTTGGCGAAGTAGCAGGGGTTGAAATTACCACATTTGTTGAACATATGGCTGATTTGCCTGATCTTGATGCTATTATTAATGGCAAAAATGTCTCAATTCCCAAAGAGCTTGATTTGCAATATGCAATTTGTGCAGCACTAGCAGGTAGAGCAATCGGTGTTAAAGGCACTGATTGTGCTGAAAAAGTATGGGGCCATATTCTTAATTTTGCTAAAAATTTCCCCCAAAAAGAATTGGGTGTTATGCTGGTATCAGATATGCAACGTAGCATTGGTGGCGATATTTTTACCATCCCTGAATTTGCTGATTGGGCAAATAAAATTGCTGATGTTATATTTGATTAA
- a CDS encoding isocitrate dehydrogenase kinase/phosphatase-domain containing protein, whose translation MASEPWYYVGPNDVFLEEFKIFMFSNHKNRQIFNQHYKKLLDVNYWQTIQNSLRQGNTKGYYPCKPEDRMSEIYTIKQ comes from the coding sequence ATGGCATCTGAACCTTGGTATTATGTAGGTCCAAATGATGTGTTTCTAGAAGAATTTAAAATTTTTATGTTTTCTAATCATAAAAACAGACAAATATTTAACCAGCATTATAAAAAATTACTAGATGTTAATTATTGGCAAACAATACAAAACAGTCTTAGACAAGGAAATACTAAGGGTTATTACCCTTGCAAACCTGAAGACAGAATGTCTGAAATCTACACTATAAAACAATGA
- a CDS encoding vWA domain-containing protein — MSKSDYQFWQNSNIELEPQVRVIGEDVVIENNIDKIDLQAVETKLTKARTQLILDKPFLGNLVLRLPLKAAGSWCRTSATDAKSFYYNPGFIDQLDNHQVKFVLIHEALHCALTHFSRRGNRLKHKWDLACDFAINPLLVKEGFHPPLDLPIFHKYQGMIAEEIYPMIDDSIDTEPMDQHLYDDNPKDDASESDGGLREDDLQDNSAKDNDKNNTTSSSLADKPSPLTPDEIQQLSSKWQKNLASSAQLAQRAGKLDGEFVKLIDFFLQPQFSWQSLLSQYMSSFARDDFSYARPSRRSGNAILPSLRSNQIDMTIAIDTSGSISKDEIDEFVTEINAIKSNIRASIILIACDEKVSKELIWHFEAWGELTFPVSLGGGKGTNFNPVFDYVNAQDTASSVLIYFTDAKGRFPEFEPSYPVMWLVKGKESVPWGHRIQLN; from the coding sequence ATGAGCAAATCAGACTATCAATTTTGGCAAAACAGTAATATTGAACTTGAGCCGCAGGTAAGAGTTATTGGCGAAGATGTTGTGATTGAAAATAACATTGACAAGATTGACTTACAAGCAGTTGAGACAAAGCTAACTAAAGCACGCACACAACTTATTCTTGACAAACCTTTTCTGGGTAATTTAGTACTTCGACTACCGCTTAAAGCCGCTGGCTCTTGGTGTAGGACGAGTGCAACTGACGCTAAAAGTTTTTATTACAACCCAGGTTTTATTGACCAGCTTGATAATCATCAAGTTAAGTTTGTGCTTATTCATGAGGCTCTGCATTGTGCATTAACGCATTTTTCTCGCCGTGGCAATCGGCTTAAACATAAGTGGGATTTGGCTTGTGATTTTGCCATTAATCCGCTTTTGGTAAAAGAAGGATTTCATCCACCCCTTGATTTGCCTATTTTTCATAAATATCAAGGCATGATTGCAGAAGAAATTTACCCAATGATTGATGATAGTATTGATACTGAACCTATGGACCAGCATTTATATGATGACAATCCAAAAGATGATGCGAGTGAGTCTGATGGTGGATTACGCGAGGACGACTTACAAGATAATTCAGCAAAAGACAATGACAAAAACAATACAACTTCTTCTAGCTTGGCAGATAAGCCTAGCCCTTTAACACCAGATGAAATTCAACAATTAAGCAGCAAATGGCAAAAAAATCTTGCCTCAAGCGCACAACTTGCACAACGAGCAGGAAAATTAGACGGCGAATTTGTTAAATTAATTGATTTTTTCTTGCAACCTCAGTTTTCTTGGCAGTCTTTGTTATCGCAATATATGTCTAGTTTTGCACGTGACGATTTCTCCTATGCTAGGCCATCACGTCGTAGTGGCAATGCAATATTGCCATCACTTAGATCTAACCAAATTGATATGACTATTGCCATCGACACTTCTGGCTCAATCTCTAAAGATGAAATTGATGAGTTTGTAACAGAAATTAATGCCATTAAAAGCAACATACGCGCCTCAATTATATTAATTGCTTGTGATGAAAAAGTCAGTAAAGAACTAATATGGCATTTTGAAGCTTGGGGCGAGCTAACATTTCCAGTATCATTAGGTGGTGGCAAAGGTACTAACTTTAATCCTGTGTTTGATTATGTTAATGCGCAAGACACTGCTTCCAGTGTGCTAATTTATTTTACTGATGCCAAAGGTAGGTTTCCAGAATTTGAACCAAGCTATCCAGTCATGTGGCTTGTTAAAGGCAAGGAAAGTGTGCCGTGGGGTCATCGCATTCAATTAAATTAA
- the lipA gene encoding lipoyl synthase, translating to MLQEIDIKSLKGKSKVARLKIKPDADRAPIRKPSWIRIKHAAGPKVDQLKKTLRSQKLFTVCEEAQCPNLSECFNHGTATFMIMGQICTRRCPFCDVAHGKPKALDVDEPKHLADTIKKMQLKYVVITSVDRDDLRDGGAQHFKMCIDSIRLSTPKVKIEILTPDFRGRIDKALEVFKSCPPDVFNHNLETVPSLYPKVRPGASYEYSLGLLKEFKQQHPFVITKSGLMLGVGESEKQVINVLKDLRKHNVDMLTLGQYLQPSKHHLAVEAYIHPNQFDKYKKIALKLGFAQVASGPMVRSSYHADLQVKGELIS from the coding sequence ATGTTGCAAGAAATAGACATTAAAAGCCTAAAAGGTAAATCTAAAGTGGCACGTTTAAAAATTAAGCCCGATGCTGACAGGGCACCCATTAGAAAACCAAGTTGGATTCGCATTAAGCATGCTGCCGGTCCAAAAGTTGACCAATTAAAAAAAACACTTCGATCACAGAAGCTATTTACAGTTTGTGAAGAGGCACAATGCCCAAATTTGAGCGAGTGTTTTAACCATGGTACGGCCACTTTTATGATTATGGGGCAAATTTGCACGCGTCGCTGCCCATTTTGTGACGTTGCTCACGGTAAGCCTAAAGCACTTGATGTAGATGAGCCTAAACATTTGGCTGATACCATTAAAAAAATGCAGCTTAAGTATGTGGTAATCACTTCAGTAGATAGGGATGATTTACGTGATGGTGGCGCTCAACATTTTAAAATGTGTATTGATAGCATCAGGCTCAGTACTCCTAAAGTGAAAATTGAAATTCTAACACCAGACTTCAGAGGTAGGATTGATAAAGCACTTGAAGTCTTTAAATCTTGCCCGCCTGATGTGTTTAATCATAATCTAGAAACAGTGCCAAGCCTATACCCAAAAGTCCGCCCTGGTGCAAGTTATGAGTATTCATTGGGACTGCTTAAAGAATTTAAACAACAACACCCGTTTGTCATTACTAAATCAGGATTAATGTTAGGGGTGGGTGAAAGTGAAAAACAAGTGATTAATGTGTTAAAAGACTTACGCAAACACAATGTAGATATGCTGACCTTGGGTCAATACTTACAGCCAAGCAAACATCATTTAGCTGTTGAAGCGTATATTCATCCGAATCAATTTGATAAATACAAAAAAATTGCACTTAAATTAGGGTTTGCTCAAGTTGCTAGTGGGCCCATGGTGCGCTCTTCTTACCATGCTGATTTACAAGTCAAAGGCGAATTAATAAGTTAA
- the lipB gene encoding lipoyl(octanoyl) transferase LipB: protein MRVINLGRQDYLNIWEQMKIFTNARDKNTQDELWIVEHNPVFTQGISSKPEHVLSSSDIPIIQTDRGGQITYHGPGQVVIYCLIDLKRLGIGVKKMIEIIENSIIDLVKTHAIKAHLKLGAPGVYVDNAKIAALGLKVKQSRTYHGLSLNVDMDLSPFMQINPCGYQGLKVTQLCDLTDNSDTLNTVAEKLSQILINHVARNRH from the coding sequence ATGCGTGTTATCAACCTAGGGCGTCAAGATTATTTAAACATTTGGGAACAGATGAAAATATTTACCAATGCTCGTGATAAAAACACCCAAGATGAGCTGTGGATTGTAGAACACAACCCTGTATTCACACAAGGTATTTCTAGTAAACCAGAACATGTTTTATCAAGTAGTGATATTCCTATTATTCAAACTGATCGTGGCGGACAAATTACTTATCATGGCCCTGGTCAAGTGGTTATTTATTGTTTAATTGACCTTAAGCGTCTTGGTATTGGGGTTAAAAAAATGATTGAAATCATTGAAAATTCAATCATTGATTTAGTAAAAACCCACGCTATTAAAGCACATCTAAAATTAGGCGCACCGGGCGTGTATGTTGATAATGCTAAAATTGCAGCACTAGGCTTAAAAGTTAAACAATCAAGAACTTATCATGGCTTGAGTCTTAATGTGGATATGGATTTGTCTCCGTTTATGCAAATTAACCCTTGTGGATATCAAGGCTTGAAAGTAACACAACTTTGTGATTTAACGGATAATAGCGATACCTTAAATACCGTTGCTGAGAAACTTAGCCAAATACTTATTAACCATGTTGCAAGAAATAGACATTAA
- the rlmB gene encoding 23S rRNA (guanosine(2251)-2'-O)-methyltransferase RlmB — MSKSIIITGFHAIQAQLESNPECFIKVFTLSKRCDKRLNTLTSELNNFSISVQQCAKIQLDKLSNHQTHQGVAAEILLPALPNQGELISYVSKLDNTGLILVLDSIQDPRNLGACLRSANAAGVDCVVINKDGSAPINALVHKTSAGALNQLKIFQVTNLSRTIKALQQQNIWVIGLDGSTNTSIYQIDLTTPSAIIIGAEGSGLRRLTKQSCDQLAKIPMQGKVESLNVSVATGVTLFEINRQRLL; from the coding sequence ATGTCAAAATCAATTATTATCACTGGCTTTCACGCTATTCAAGCACAGTTAGAGTCCAATCCTGAATGTTTTATTAAGGTTTTTACATTAAGTAAACGATGTGATAAACGCTTAAATACCCTCACCTCCGAGCTTAACAATTTTAGCATTAGTGTTCAGCAGTGTGCCAAAATCCAACTAGATAAATTAAGCAATCATCAAACCCACCAAGGCGTTGCCGCTGAAATATTATTACCCGCCCTGCCCAACCAAGGCGAATTAATCTCTTATGTGTCTAAATTGGATAATACTGGTTTAATTTTAGTACTTGATTCTATTCAAGACCCTAGAAATTTGGGTGCTTGCTTGCGTAGCGCCAACGCAGCTGGGGTTGATTGTGTGGTCATTAACAAAGATGGATCAGCACCCATTAATGCACTGGTACACAAGACTTCCGCAGGTGCGCTGAACCAACTAAAAATTTTCCAAGTAACTAATTTATCTCGCACCATTAAAGCACTACAACAACAAAATATTTGGGTAATTGGCTTGGATGGCTCGACCAATACCTCCATTTATCAAATAGACTTAACCACGCCAAGTGCTATTATTATAGGTGCTGAAGGCTCTGGGCTTAGAAGGTTAACCAAACAATCTTGTGACCAATTGGCTAAAATTCCCATGCAAGGCAAGGTGGAGAGTTTAAACGTGTCTGTCGCCACAGGAGTGACACTCTTTGAGATAAATAGACAGCGCCTTTTATAG
- a CDS encoding LPS-assembly protein LptD: MRKYTTIMKKQLALYSLFTLLSSTISAESLVLNCQNNALLFPKQILSDKTKDLDVQADYSEVVKGGNYLLKGNVSLNSSAYFLSADEISINKSSKISSSTGHVKFQDNELMLIGDKAVVEKQGEVTHTTLNQVKFHYPNSRINGRAQVVTNDGTKQVFSSGSYSLCPLGNSDWQMKADKITLNSSTNKGVAENVIIEFLGMPIFYSPHHEWALEGRGSGFLAPAFGSYNESGVNKDNNYQVRIPYYFNIAPDRDFLLTLNQLSSRGSVLEGKYRQLITNNNYLGDGHFEIEGHYLNKDKITNNRRWLLNSKLDLSLNAKTDLSIVTNRVSDSDYFKEIAHSNTSDSELQSHVNLSYQDQKQNLTMSLFSESEQLINNGSASYTRAPELSINKGYKGLGGRHVNLSLVSTKFTHKNSNTTANKTGVRTYAQAKFSRSLRTNNYSLTPSLNLSMTDYTMDDVANQKRNIASFNLDSKLFLERKISSFGTNLTQTLTPRLAYNYTPKKDQSALPNFDSDDKNDSYEGLFSGQKFTGIDRIASANDLTFGLESDFIDEETGDTYLSLKMAQAYRFDDIGMNSNGALVSQRKYSDITMSTNLTMRDFSFNNSLQYNPKTNKISKRNSSVSYILNPRRFLTLAHHDDNGKKSAELYGAYPLTKKIHVFAGINRSISDSISNKETTGITYESCCWAVRLAHFKEHVSGNDYDYVTKFELVLKGLATTSSSLYKRLEENVPNYLANLDDF, encoded by the coding sequence TTGAGAAAATATACAACCATCATGAAAAAGCAATTAGCTCTTTATTCATTATTCACCCTACTATCTAGCACTATTAGCGCCGAAAGCTTAGTGTTAAACTGCCAAAACAATGCCTTACTTTTTCCGAAACAAATCCTTTCAGACAAAACCAAAGATCTTGATGTTCAAGCAGATTATAGTGAAGTTGTTAAAGGCGGTAATTATCTTTTAAAAGGCAATGTTTCACTAAATTCAAGCGCATATTTTCTAAGTGCTGACGAAATCAGTATTAACAAGTCTAGTAAAATATCTAGCTCAACTGGCCATGTTAAATTTCAAGACAACGAACTTATGCTAATTGGTGATAAGGCTGTGGTTGAAAAACAAGGCGAAGTAACTCATACAACACTAAATCAGGTCAAATTTCATTACCCTAATTCAAGGATAAATGGTCGTGCTCAAGTTGTGACTAATGATGGCACTAAGCAAGTATTTAGCTCAGGTAGCTACAGTTTATGCCCGCTTGGTAATTCTGACTGGCAAATGAAGGCTGACAAAATCACATTAAATTCTTCAACAAACAAGGGCGTAGCAGAAAATGTTATTATTGAGTTTTTAGGGATGCCTATTTTTTATTCTCCCCATCATGAATGGGCATTGGAAGGTCGTGGTTCTGGATTTTTAGCGCCGGCATTTGGTAGTTACAATGAATCAGGTGTTAATAAGGACAACAACTACCAAGTTAGAATTCCTTATTACTTTAATATTGCTCCTGATCGCGATTTTCTTTTAACACTTAACCAGCTGTCAAGTCGTGGCAGTGTACTTGAAGGCAAATATCGTCAACTTATTACTAATAATAACTATCTAGGTGATGGGCATTTTGAAATTGAAGGTCATTATTTAAACAAAGATAAAATTACCAACAATAGGCGCTGGCTATTAAATTCAAAATTAGACTTATCACTTAATGCCAAAACTGATTTAAGCATTGTTACCAATCGAGTGTCAGATTCGGATTATTTTAAAGAAATTGCGCACAGTAATACTTCGGATTCAGAATTACAATCTCATGTTAATTTATCTTACCAAGATCAAAAGCAAAATTTAACAATGTCTTTATTTTCTGAGTCAGAGCAACTTATTAATAATGGCAGTGCCTCGTACACGCGCGCACCAGAATTATCTATTAACAAAGGCTATAAAGGCTTAGGTGGACGTCATGTTAATTTATCATTGGTTAGTACAAAATTTACACACAAAAACTCAAATACCACAGCCAACAAAACTGGAGTGCGCACTTACGCACAGGCAAAATTTAGCCGCTCATTAAGGACTAATAACTATTCGCTCACCCCAAGTTTGAATTTATCGATGACCGATTACACAATGGATGATGTTGCTAATCAAAAGCGTAATATTGCTAGTTTTAACCTTGATTCTAAATTATTTTTAGAAAGGAAAATATCCTCATTTGGTACGAATTTAACCCAAACTCTAACCCCAAGACTGGCTTACAATTACACACCTAAAAAAGACCAAAGCGCACTGCCTAATTTTGATTCAGATGATAAAAATGACTCATATGAAGGTCTGTTTTCAGGGCAAAAATTCACAGGTATTGATAGAATTGCCAGTGCCAACGATCTTACCTTTGGCCTTGAATCAGATTTTATCGATGAAGAAACGGGTGATACTTATTTAAGTTTAAAAATGGCTCAAGCATACCGATTTGATGACATAGGTATGAACAGCAATGGCGCCTTAGTTAGTCAAAGAAAATATTCTGATATTACCATGTCGACTAATTTAACGATGCGTGACTTTTCTTTTAATAATTCATTGCAATACAATCCAAAAACCAACAAAATAAGTAAGCGCAATAGTTCGGTTAGCTACATTCTAAACCCTAGAAGGTTTTTAACTTTAGCGCATCATGATGATAACGGCAAAAAATCAGCTGAATTATATGGCGCCTATCCACTAACGAAGAAAATACATGTGTTTGCTGGCATTAATCGATCCATTAGTGATTCAATTTCTAACAAAGAAACCACAGGCATTACTTATGAATCTTGCTGTTGGGCGGTGCGTTTAGCACACTTTAAAGAACATGTTAGTGGCAATGACTATGATTATGTGACCAAGTTTGAGTTAGTGCTCAAAGGATTGGCCACTACCTCTTCAAGCTTATACAAACGCCTAGAAGAAAACGTACCTAATTACTTAGCCAACCTTGATGATTTTTAA
- a CDS encoding NnrS family protein: MWLTGFGFKSLSYFITLPPNLDIHSLIFVLLSLSFVFRVIFPVLNMTYYHEWILIAQALWISAFMGFLLICMPLFFKPRIDGQFG; the protein is encoded by the coding sequence ATGTGGCTTACGGGTTTTGGATTTAAGAGTTTGTCTTATTTTATAACCTTGCCACCTAATTTAGACATTCACAGTTTAATTTTTGTATTATTGTCATTGTCCTTTGTATTTAGAGTTATTTTCCCAGTATTAAATATGACCTATTATCATGAATGGATTTTGATAGCACAAGCTTTATGGATTAGTGCTTTTATGGGGTTTTTACTTATTTGTATGCCACTGTTTTTTAAACCCAGAATTGATGGCCAATTTGGATAA
- a CDS encoding YbeD family protein, with amino-acid sequence MTTTNPTSETLFNFPCDYPIKVLGKDCKALQRTICSIIEHHADKLNPNQITKKHSSKGSYVSFTIRIIASSRVQLDAINQDLQDCHLVSYVL; translated from the coding sequence ATGACTACTACTAATCCCACTTCAGAAACACTGTTTAATTTTCCTTGCGATTATCCTATTAAAGTACTTGGTAAAGATTGCAAAGCACTTCAGCGTACTATTTGCAGTATTATTGAGCACCATGCTGACAAATTAAACCCCAATCAAATAACAAAAAAGCACAGCTCTAAAGGCAGTTATGTGTCTTTTACTATTCGTATTATTGCCAGTAGTAGAGTTCAACTGGATGCCATTAATCAAGATCTGCAAGACTGTCATCTAGTGTCTTATGTTTTATAA